The Deltaproteobacteria bacterium genome window below encodes:
- a CDS encoding HAD family phosphatase produces MSDPEPLRSLDADARRRILGGVTLLATDVDGTLTKGDGLDPEVVAAIARLVQAGIEVMPVSGRPSGEVLGLVRYLPGVRRGIAENGMVEIVPDTPPVLLVPAVDRDRLRAQALDLGRASGLTLRSTADDPFRVVDVAFEREHREAEVLAELAARVADAGLFATWSSVHVHVTHVRPDKGAALLRAAGVPGAAIATIGDAPNDAGLFVAGRFGVTVGTADVLRQAAFMPAMPRWVCAQAESAGFLELAGALLAAR; encoded by the coding sequence ATGAGCGACCCCGAACCCTTGCGCAGCCTCGACGCGGACGCGCGGCGGCGGATCCTGGGTGGAGTCACGCTGCTGGCCACCGACGTCGACGGCACCCTGACCAAGGGTGACGGGCTCGATCCCGAGGTCGTCGCCGCGATTGCGCGCCTGGTGCAGGCCGGCATCGAGGTGATGCCCGTGAGCGGGCGGCCCAGCGGCGAGGTCCTCGGCCTGGTTCGCTACCTGCCGGGGGTGCGGCGCGGCATCGCCGAGAACGGCATGGTCGAGATCGTCCCCGACACGCCGCCCGTGCTGCTGGTGCCGGCGGTCGATCGCGACCGACTGCGCGCCCAGGCGCTGGATCTCGGCCGCGCGTCGGGGCTCACGCTGCGCTCGACCGCCGATGATCCGTTTCGCGTGGTCGACGTGGCCTTCGAACGCGAGCACCGCGAGGCCGAGGTGCTCGCCGAGCTCGCCGCGCGCGTCGCGGACGCAGGGCTGTTCGCGACCTGGTCGAGCGTGCACGTCCACGTCACCCACGTGCGACCCGACAAGGGCGCGGCGCTGCTGCGTGCCGCTGGTGTGCCGGGCGCTGCGATCGCGACCATCGGCGATGCACCCAACGACGCCGGCTTGTTCGTCGCCGGTCGCTTCGGTGTCACGGTCGGCACCGCCGACGTGTTGCGGCAGGCCGCGTTCATGCCGGCGATGCCGCGCTGGGTGTGCGCGCAGGCCGAGTCCGCGGGTTTCCTCGAGCTCGCGGGCGCGCTGCTGGCCGCGCGCTGA
- a CDS encoding protein kinase → MPLDLEPGDVYAGTIRIVRVIGVGSFARVYEVEVPGHDQRLALKLTREPVTAGDQAQRALREITILRTLTNPHVVRTFDCGLRPDGHIYLLMDLLEGSSLDVWHDFKAPLHPAQAVTIVHQACLGLAEAHAMGIVHRDVKPENVFVERDGQIKMLDFGLARSFDGTPVVGVNASEAHLVVGTPHYSQPEQLRTRVLSPASDVYSLAMILYELLSARAPFWDDRSLAEVKHDLRNEPAAWLRAHMGTQAVPLDRQPGCEDLPEALVRGIERALDKDPHRRPPNAGALANILGLVLHRDMGIPVAATLRVLHPDDSLDDRLFLPGSYRIGSGARCEIKLRDDRVPHIHAVLEWSGVPNRPHLRPLGEGGLVRVNDHPISHPVELGENDEFSVGQTRMAVVI, encoded by the coding sequence ATGCCGCTCGACCTCGAGCCCGGTGATGTCTACGCGGGCACCATTCGCATCGTCCGGGTGATCGGCGTGGGCTCGTTTGCGCGGGTGTACGAGGTCGAGGTCCCGGGCCACGACCAACGCCTCGCGCTCAAGCTGACGCGCGAGCCCGTGACCGCCGGTGATCAGGCCCAGCGCGCGCTGCGGGAGATCACGATCCTGCGCACGCTGACCAACCCGCACGTGGTGCGGACGTTCGACTGCGGCCTGCGCCCCGACGGCCACATCTACCTGCTGATGGATCTGCTCGAGGGCTCGAGCCTCGACGTGTGGCACGACTTCAAGGCGCCGCTGCATCCGGCGCAGGCGGTGACCATCGTCCACCAGGCCTGCCTCGGCCTCGCGGAGGCGCACGCGATGGGCATCGTGCACCGCGACGTGAAGCCGGAGAACGTGTTCGTCGAGCGGGACGGCCAGATCAAGATGCTGGACTTCGGGCTCGCGCGCTCGTTCGACGGCACGCCGGTGGTCGGGGTCAACGCCAGCGAGGCGCACCTGGTGGTCGGCACGCCGCACTACAGCCAGCCGGAGCAGCTTCGCACCCGTGTGCTCAGCCCCGCGTCCGATGTGTACAGCCTGGCGATGATCCTCTACGAGCTGCTCAGCGCGCGCGCGCCGTTCTGGGACGATCGCAGCCTCGCCGAGGTCAAGCACGACCTGCGCAACGAGCCCGCCGCGTGGCTGCGGGCGCACATGGGCACCCAAGCCGTGCCGCTCGATCGCCAGCCCGGCTGCGAGGACCTGCCCGAGGCGCTGGTCCGCGGCATCGAGCGCGCGCTCGACAAGGATCCCCACCGCCGCCCGCCCAACGCCGGTGCGCTGGCCAACATCCTCGGCCTGGTCCTTCACCGCGACATGGGCATCCCGGTCGCGGCCACGCTGCGGGTGCTGCACCCCGACGACAGCCTCGACGACCGGCTGTTCCTGCCGGGCTCGTATCGCATCGGCTCGGGCGCGCGCTGCGAGATCAAGCTGCGCGACGATCGCGTGCCGCACATCCACGCCGTGCTCGAGTGGAGCGGCGTGCCCAACCGACCGCACCTGCGCCCGCTGGGCGAGGGCGGCCTCGTGCGGGTCAACGACCACCCCATCTCGCACCCGGTCGAGCTCGGCGAGAACGACGAGTTCAGCGTGGGTCAGACCCGCATGGCCGTGGTGATCTGA
- the ald gene encoding alanine dehydrogenase yields the protein MRIGVPKEIKTHEYRVGCSPAGAQAFTAGGHTVLVEQGAGLSSGFTDEMYNNAGATIVPAAADVWASADMVIKVKEPLPSEFAYFRENLTLYTYLHLAAFPELTRELLAKKVTGVAYETITDDHGGLPLLRPMSEIAGRMASQVGASCLEREKGGKGLLLGGIPGTRRGQVVILGGGVVGTAAARIAIGLGARVTVLDVNAERMLYLEDVFGNAIETLYSNPENIMREVTQADMVVGAVLLPGGAAPTLVTREHLRAMEDGSVVVDVAVDQGGCIETCRPTTHENPTFIEEGIVHYCVANMPGAVPRTSTIALTNATLQHALLIAKEGVAGAIKKSRHVAAGLNTVGGKCVYEAVAKAHRLEYTPLDQAM from the coding sequence ATGCGCATCGGCGTTCCCAAGGAGATCAAGACCCACGAGTACCGCGTCGGCTGCAGCCCCGCCGGTGCGCAAGCCTTCACGGCCGGTGGTCACACCGTGCTGGTCGAGCAGGGTGCAGGCCTGTCGTCGGGCTTCACCGACGAGATGTACAACAACGCCGGCGCGACCATCGTGCCCGCCGCGGCCGACGTCTGGGCCAGCGCCGACATGGTCATCAAGGTGAAGGAGCCGCTGCCGAGCGAGTTCGCGTACTTCCGCGAGAACCTCACCCTCTACACGTACCTCCACCTGGCCGCGTTCCCCGAGCTCACCCGCGAGCTGTTGGCCAAGAAGGTCACCGGCGTCGCCTACGAGACCATCACCGACGATCACGGCGGGCTGCCGCTGCTGCGTCCGATGAGCGAGATCGCCGGCCGCATGGCCTCGCAGGTCGGCGCGTCGTGCCTCGAGCGCGAGAAGGGCGGCAAGGGCCTGCTGCTCGGCGGCATCCCGGGCACCCGTCGCGGCCAGGTCGTCATCCTCGGCGGTGGTGTGGTCGGCACCGCGGCCGCGCGCATCGCCATCGGCCTCGGCGCGCGCGTGACCGTGCTCGACGTCAACGCCGAGCGCATGCTGTACCTCGAGGACGTCTTCGGCAACGCGATCGAGACCCTCTACAGCAACCCCGAGAACATCATGCGCGAGGTGACGCAGGCCGACATGGTCGTCGGCGCGGTGCTGTTGCCCGGCGGCGCTGCGCCGACGCTGGTGACCCGCGAGCACCTGCGCGCGATGGAGGACGGCAGCGTGGTCGTCGACGTCGCCGTCGATCAGGGTGGCTGCATCGAGACCTGCCGCCCGACCACCCACGAGAACCCGACCTTCATCGAGGAGGGCATCGTGCACTACTGCGTGGCCAACATGCCGGGCGCCGTGCCGCGCACCTCGACCATCGCGCTCACCAACGCGACCCTGCAGCACGCGCTGCTGATCGCGAAGGAGGGTGTCGCGGGTGCGATCAAGAAGAGCCGCCACGTCGCCGCCGGACTCAACACGGTGGGTGGCAAGTGCGTCTACGAGGCGGTCGCGAAGGCCCACCGCCTCGAGTACACGCCGCTCGATCAGGCGATGTGA